The following coding sequences are from one Cenarchaeum symbiosum A window:
- a CDS encoding glyceraldehyde-3-phosphate dehydrogenase (COG0057), whose translation MKRVFVNGYGSIGRRLASFLSEDDEIDLTGVAKYSPGAGVSEARSKGLNVYVPHEKKSEFAEYETAGSIEDAVRSCDLVIDASPGGRGYDNKKSLYEPLGRMAIYQGGETIYGERAVSDVLFNSRANYDSAIGKSHILQGSCNVTGMGRILKPLYEKFGSRMGRIDVTLVRRWADIEQKDKEITDTIEMTPHPHHGEDVRSYMGDIPLFLRAIKVPTRQMHLHIMDVRFTGGAPQADEVLDALSGEQGVAILWTARGTREVRQCADSMGFGFADTNMVHVHANMASAAGDTIQLMYSDDQTGIVIPENHMLLQAMLFGRPYAEAAARTESLFRMGEKKKILEDTFAR comes from the coding sequence GTGAAGCGCGTCTTTGTCAACGGGTACGGCTCGATAGGCAGGCGGCTGGCGTCCTTTCTCTCCGAAGACGACGAGATTGATCTCACCGGGGTTGCAAAGTACTCGCCCGGCGCTGGGGTCTCCGAGGCCCGCTCAAAGGGCCTCAACGTGTATGTTCCACACGAGAAAAAGTCCGAGTTTGCAGAATACGAGACGGCGGGCTCTATCGAGGATGCTGTGCGCAGCTGCGACCTTGTAATAGACGCCTCGCCCGGGGGCAGAGGATACGACAACAAGAAATCCCTGTACGAGCCGCTTGGCAGGATGGCGATATACCAGGGCGGCGAGACGATATACGGGGAGCGCGCAGTATCCGATGTTCTCTTCAACTCGCGCGCCAACTATGATTCAGCCATTGGAAAGAGCCACATCCTGCAGGGCAGCTGCAATGTAACTGGCATGGGCAGGATACTCAAGCCGCTCTACGAAAAGTTCGGCTCCCGCATGGGGAGGATAGACGTCACCCTGGTCCGCAGGTGGGCCGACATAGAGCAAAAGGACAAGGAGATAACAGATACAATCGAGATGACGCCCCACCCGCACCACGGCGAGGATGTACGGTCGTACATGGGGGACATACCGCTGTTTTTGCGCGCGATAAAGGTGCCAACCAGGCAGATGCACCTGCACATAATGGACGTGCGATTTACAGGCGGGGCCCCGCAGGCAGATGAAGTGCTAGACGCGCTATCCGGCGAGCAGGGCGTGGCCATTTTATGGACAGCCCGGGGCACGCGCGAGGTCCGCCAGTGCGCCGATTCAATGGGGTTTGGCTTTGCGGATACCAACATGGTTCACGTGCACGCCAACATGGCGTCTGCGGCAGGCGATACAATCCAGCTGATGTATTCGGACGACCAGACGGGCATAGTCATACCTGAAAACCACATGCTGCTCCAGGCCATGCTGTTTGGGCGGCCATACGCAGAGGCTGCAGCCCGCACAGAATCGCTGTTCCGCATGGGCGAAAAGAAAAAGATCCTCGAGGATACGTTCGCGCGCTGA
- a CDS encoding protein-disulfide isomerase (COG1651), with product MELHGPSVGIGAGVTAAVIVAAFFALDIGQGPEAELRTVQPQTQLALYTENGSPPLGDPGAAVTLVEFGDYQCFYCNQFFHDTEQAILDEYVSTGKVRMIFKDFTIIGPDSVAAAHGARCADEQGSFWEYHDILYSRWAGENTGWASAENLLDMAGTAGLDVNAWGICMDEGRHEGALSASNNDARSLGLTGTPAFFVIDTDGGVTKIEGARPYADFKAVLDSALA from the coding sequence ATGGAACTGCACGGGCCCTCAGTAGGGATAGGCGCAGGCGTGACGGCAGCCGTGATAGTAGCCGCATTCTTTGCCCTTGATATAGGCCAGGGTCCCGAGGCAGAATTGCGCACAGTCCAGCCCCAGACACAGCTCGCCCTGTACACAGAGAACGGCTCGCCTCCCCTCGGCGACCCGGGGGCGGCAGTCACCCTTGTGGAATTCGGGGACTATCAGTGCTTTTACTGCAACCAGTTCTTTCATGATACGGAACAGGCCATACTAGACGAGTACGTATCGACTGGAAAGGTGAGGATGATATTCAAGGACTTTACCATAATAGGGCCGGATTCTGTAGCAGCTGCCCACGGGGCCCGCTGTGCGGACGAGCAGGGCAGCTTCTGGGAGTACCACGATATCCTGTACTCCAGATGGGCAGGCGAGAACACGGGATGGGCCTCTGCAGAGAACCTGCTGGATATGGCAGGGACTGCCGGCCTTGATGTAAACGCATGGGGCATATGCATGGACGAGGGCAGGCACGAGGGTGCCCTGTCTGCGAGCAACAATGACGCAAGGTCGCTTGGCCTGACGGGCACGCCTGCGTTCTTTGTGATTGATACAGACGGGGGCGTCACCAAGATAGAGGGGGCCCGCCCGTACGCAGACTTTAAGGCAGTGCTGGATTCGGCGCTCGCCTAG
- a CDS encoding 3-hydroxy-3-methylglutaryl CoA synthase (COG3425), protein MAAGIDDISVYIPKLYLDAGDYALMRGVDATKLRDGLGVNQMAMVDSNQDPACLAANACLRIMQSNKLSPDDIGRLYVSTESSFDESKAMNSYVIGMLEQVYGQGSFEHCGGVETKFACVSGSYALYDNANWIRAGEAEGMNALVVVSDIAKYDKGSSGEMTQGAGAIAMLLNDEPRLLAFDPKVTATSIKDEYDFYRPFGKETPIVHGQYSNLLYLIQVRNALEIYKKKAAASGIISVGEGRSVLDYIDHLNMHLPYAKMGKKALAYLVRHEWRSLPRWKGVIDKVGMPEPVPKDPRGTIESILGDAEFMESDREFQKRFTRTDEFQEVYESKLASSLVASSMVGNLYTASLYLGFRSTIEFEFQKGADLEGQRFGFGSYGSGSSAMIFSGVIQPGYVQLARDMNLEAEIGPRKRLSADQYEMIHGNQLSPEESILSSSKEFVLVDVNTTPESRGQRRYVFNE, encoded by the coding sequence ATGGCGGCAGGGATAGACGACATATCGGTGTACATACCCAAGTTGTACCTGGACGCGGGCGACTATGCTCTTATGAGAGGGGTGGACGCGACAAAGCTGCGCGACGGGCTGGGCGTCAACCAGATGGCGATGGTTGATAGCAACCAGGACCCGGCATGCCTTGCAGCAAACGCGTGCCTGCGGATAATGCAGAGCAACAAGCTGTCCCCCGACGACATAGGCAGGCTGTATGTGTCCACAGAATCGTCCTTTGATGAATCCAAGGCGATGAACTCGTATGTGATAGGCATGCTAGAACAGGTCTACGGGCAGGGCTCGTTTGAGCACTGCGGCGGAGTGGAGACCAAGTTTGCATGCGTAAGCGGGTCGTATGCCCTATACGACAACGCCAACTGGATCAGGGCAGGCGAGGCAGAAGGCATGAACGCGCTGGTGGTGGTCTCGGATATAGCAAAGTACGACAAGGGGTCGTCAGGCGAGATGACCCAGGGGGCGGGCGCTATCGCCATGCTGCTCAACGACGAGCCTAGATTGCTCGCGTTTGACCCAAAGGTTACAGCAACATCGATAAAAGACGAGTACGACTTTTACCGCCCGTTTGGCAAGGAGACGCCGATAGTGCACGGGCAGTACTCGAATCTTTTGTACCTTATACAGGTGAGAAACGCGCTCGAGATATACAAGAAAAAGGCCGCTGCATCGGGGATCATATCGGTCGGGGAGGGCAGGTCCGTCCTTGACTATATAGACCACCTCAACATGCACCTTCCATATGCAAAGATGGGCAAAAAGGCGCTCGCGTATCTTGTAAGGCACGAATGGCGCAGCCTGCCCCGGTGGAAGGGGGTAATAGACAAGGTTGGCATGCCCGAGCCCGTCCCCAAGGATCCGCGCGGGACGATAGAGTCCATCCTGGGCGATGCAGAGTTCATGGAGAGCGACCGCGAGTTCCAAAAGAGGTTCACAAGGACAGACGAGTTCCAGGAGGTCTACGAGTCCAAGCTAGCAAGCTCGCTTGTCGCCTCGTCGATGGTGGGCAACCTGTACACTGCGTCTCTATACCTCGGCTTTAGGAGCACGATAGAGTTTGAGTTCCAGAAGGGGGCCGACCTAGAGGGGCAGCGCTTTGGATTTGGGTCATACGGCTCGGGGAGCTCGGCTATGATATTCTCAGGAGTCATACAGCCGGGGTATGTGCAGCTGGCCCGGGACATGAACCTAGAAGCGGAGATAGGCCCCAGAAAGAGGCTATCCGCGGACCAGTACGAGATGATCCACGGAAACCAGCTGTCTCCTGAAGAGTCCATACTGTCATCGAGCAAGGAGTTTGTCCTGGTGGACGTCAATACCACCCCTGAATCAAGGGGCCAGCGGAGATACGTCTTCAATGAGTAG
- a CDS encoding cobyrinic acid a,c-diamide synthase/dethiobiotin synthetase (COG0132), translated as MRACRGPGTTAALRGIPQPLQGFNHCTMGSIPVRSVFVTGTDTGVGKTLVSAGLARTASDLGADVGVMKPFAAGSRDDVELLIEAARCSDPSSLVNPQFYPLPASPYAAARELGTAPDTGTVLECFERLQKTHGVIIAEGIGGIMTPILSDYSVADLILDMGLGALVVVGNRIGAVNHSILTARACKDAGVPIIGAVINCVDPGGYKADMLCRDVSELAGMEVLGAVPALESAGPKEAALAVSTAIDVPGLLSLSLQT; from the coding sequence GTGCGGGCCTGCCGCGGCCCTGGTACAACTGCCGCACTACGGGGCATCCCGCAACCCCTGCAAGGGTTTAATCACTGTACAATGGGCAGCATCCCCGTGAGGTCAGTCTTTGTAACAGGGACCGATACCGGCGTGGGCAAGACGCTTGTGTCGGCCGGCCTTGCCAGAACAGCCTCTGATCTCGGCGCGGACGTGGGAGTCATGAAGCCGTTTGCAGCAGGCTCCAGGGACGACGTGGAGCTGCTCATAGAGGCCGCCCGCTGCAGCGACCCGTCATCTCTTGTAAACCCGCAGTTTTATCCGCTGCCCGCATCCCCGTATGCTGCAGCCCGGGAGCTTGGCACGGCCCCCGACACGGGGACAGTACTAGAGTGCTTTGAAAGACTGCAAAAGACACACGGGGTGATAATCGCCGAGGGGATAGGCGGCATAATGACCCCGATATTGAGCGACTATTCCGTGGCGGATCTCATACTGGACATGGGGCTTGGCGCCCTTGTAGTTGTCGGAAACAGGATTGGCGCCGTCAACCATTCTATACTGACCGCCCGGGCCTGCAAGGATGCGGGCGTGCCCATTATAGGGGCTGTCATCAACTGTGTGGATCCCGGGGGGTACAAGGCGGATATGCTCTGCCGGGATGTATCAGAGCTTGCCGGCATGGAGGTGCTAGGTGCTGTTCCCGCGCTAGAATCCGCAGGACCCAAGGAGGCTGCACTCGCAGTATCTACCGCAATCGATGTGCCCGGACTGCTCAGTTTGAGCCTACAAACCTGA
- a CDS encoding adenosylmethionine-8-amino-7-oxononanoate aminotransferase (COG0161) — translation MEQAGEQALSSVVWHPNTQMGEWDEFGEIVQGRGMHLIDKKGRKLLDGVASMWCNVWGHSRPELVRAITRQAARLQHSPLFNLTNGPAEELARMLIETIPGMHRVFYSDNGSTAMEVAFKMAIQYWSNEGDSGRNRIAALSNGYHGDTFGAMSVGYMPGFFGAFKGQLFPAVRFDAPGGREAPGGPTDKEIEEECLGNMEERFADGTIAALAMESGAQVAGGVRIYPRGFQRRVSRICKRHGVLLILDEVATGLGRLGSMAEYEAQGGRPDIAAYGKMLTGGYLTMSATLATKKVYDSFLGGYDENRHLFHGHTYTGNPLAAAAAIENLRMYKRRNLLDKVAKGARVLGGYTEEISGMGRVSDVRHAGMLMGIELSRGAPKGGPSTNKIIFEAGRRNGVYLRTLGDVVMLVPPLAMGPADLRRLVEGTVRAVREAPLDG, via the coding sequence GTGGAGCAGGCGGGGGAGCAGGCGTTGTCGAGTGTAGTATGGCACCCCAACACGCAGATGGGCGAGTGGGACGAGTTTGGGGAGATAGTGCAGGGGCGCGGCATGCACCTGATAGACAAAAAGGGCAGAAAGCTGCTCGACGGGGTGGCATCCATGTGGTGCAACGTCTGGGGTCATTCCAGGCCCGAGCTGGTAAGGGCGATAACCAGGCAGGCTGCAAGGCTCCAGCACTCGCCGCTCTTCAACCTTACAAACGGGCCCGCAGAAGAGCTTGCCCGGATGCTGATAGAAACCATACCCGGCATGCACAGAGTCTTTTATTCGGACAACGGCTCGACTGCAATGGAGGTAGCCTTCAAGATGGCCATCCAGTACTGGTCCAATGAGGGCGACAGCGGCAGGAACAGGATTGCCGCGCTAAGCAACGGGTACCACGGGGATACGTTTGGGGCAATGTCGGTCGGGTATATGCCGGGCTTTTTCGGGGCGTTCAAGGGGCAGCTATTCCCCGCGGTCCGGTTCGACGCGCCGGGAGGCAGGGAGGCGCCCGGGGGCCCCACCGACAAAGAGATAGAAGAAGAGTGCCTTGGGAACATGGAGGAGAGGTTCGCAGACGGCACGATAGCCGCGCTGGCCATGGAGAGCGGGGCGCAGGTGGCTGGCGGCGTCAGGATATACCCCCGCGGCTTTCAGCGTAGAGTATCCAGGATATGCAAAAGGCACGGCGTGCTGCTCATACTAGACGAGGTTGCGACGGGCCTTGGGCGCCTCGGGTCGATGGCAGAATACGAGGCGCAGGGAGGGCGCCCAGACATAGCGGCCTACGGCAAGATGCTCACCGGCGGGTACCTTACCATGTCGGCCACCCTTGCCACAAAAAAGGTATATGATTCGTTTCTTGGGGGATACGACGAGAACAGGCACCTGTTCCACGGCCATACGTATACAGGCAACCCGCTGGCGGCAGCTGCAGCAATAGAGAACCTGCGGATGTACAAGAGGAGAAACCTGCTGGACAAAGTGGCAAAGGGAGCGCGCGTGCTGGGGGGATATACCGAAGAGATATCCGGGATGGGGCGCGTATCTGATGTCCGCCATGCGGGGATGCTCATGGGGATAGAGCTGTCCCGCGGGGCGCCAAAGGGAGGGCCGTCGACCAACAAGATAATCTTTGAGGCGGGCAGGCGCAACGGCGTGTACTTGCGCACGCTAGGTGACGTAGTCATGCTGGTGCCGCCCCTCGCCATGGGCCCCGCAGACCTGCGGAGGCTCGTCGAGGGGACGGTGCGGGCGGTCCGCGAGGCCCCGCTGGATGGTTAA
- a CDS encoding biotin synthase (COG0502) encodes MGIAECRDKVLGGGELTKDEARGLMEADVTELAAAADEITRRFNGDGVDVEQLNNIKRDGCSEDCTFCGQSAFYDADKEPHPLPEPEEVVRAALKAKKEEASSYCLVAAWREPTPEGFEKVCTIIQEINTHVGISVECSLGFLTRERAARLKGLGVKRYNHNLETARSKFPEICSTHTYEDRLDTLEIAREAGLELCTGGIIGMGESRGQRIELAMELARIRPEEATVNILVPVQGTPMELQAPLPPGEAERFFALVRFLLPRSVVKISGGREKALDDDGRAILRGGANGIITSGYLTMGGNDSSADMEMIREAGLEA; translated from the coding sequence ATGGGCATAGCAGAGTGCAGGGACAAGGTGCTCGGCGGCGGGGAGCTTACAAAAGACGAGGCCCGGGGCCTGATGGAGGCAGATGTTACAGAGCTGGCGGCTGCGGCAGACGAGATCACGCGCCGCTTCAACGGGGACGGCGTGGATGTAGAGCAGCTGAATAACATAAAGAGGGACGGGTGCAGCGAGGACTGTACTTTTTGCGGCCAGTCGGCGTTCTATGATGCGGACAAGGAGCCGCACCCGCTGCCGGAACCAGAAGAGGTGGTCCGCGCCGCGCTCAAGGCGAAAAAAGAGGAGGCCTCGTCATACTGTTTGGTGGCCGCATGGAGGGAGCCCACCCCCGAGGGGTTTGAAAAGGTCTGTACCATAATACAAGAGATCAATACACACGTGGGGATATCAGTAGAGTGCAGCTTGGGGTTTCTCACAAGGGAGAGGGCGGCGCGCCTCAAGGGGCTGGGCGTCAAAAGATACAACCACAATCTTGAGACGGCGCGCTCCAAATTTCCCGAGATATGCAGCACCCACACGTACGAAGACAGGCTGGACACGCTGGAGATAGCCCGGGAGGCGGGGCTCGAGCTGTGCACCGGGGGGATAATCGGCATGGGGGAGAGCAGGGGGCAGAGAATAGAGCTGGCCATGGAGCTTGCCCGGATACGCCCAGAGGAGGCGACGGTAAACATCCTTGTGCCCGTGCAGGGGACCCCGATGGAGCTGCAAGCCCCGCTGCCGCCGGGCGAGGCGGAGAGGTTTTTTGCGCTTGTGCGCTTTTTGCTGCCGCGCTCGGTAGTCAAGATATCAGGCGGCAGGGAAAAGGCCCTTGATGATGACGGCAGGGCGATACTCCGGGGCGGGGCCAACGGGATAATCACGTCGGGCTACCTGACCATGGGCGGCAACGATTCATCTGCCGACATGGAGATGATAAGGGAAGCCGGGCTTGAGGCATAG
- a CDS encoding 8-amino-7-oxononanoate synthase (COG0156), with amino-acid sequence MRNRKLLNLCSNDYLGLASRGPVPGQPQASSRLVSGSDPAHTTLEKALARHAGTGAALLYPTGYMANLGAIQALVRKGDRIFSDELNHASIIDACALSGGRVSVYAHNDMDELRRMLKRCRGRAHVITEGVFSMDGDMAKLIEITELARGRASVILDDAHGDFVCGRSGRGTAELLGVRGKVDVYTSSLSKGLGSFGGYMAAGRDDVKLCINGSRAFIYTSALPAHIARDALRRISADAEPRRRKLAENARRLSEGLLDAGFRAGSDSHIIPVHVGGERAAVELGRQLAREGVFAQPVRYPSVPRGKARIRISATARLTKGHVEGALEAFGRAGRRLGLV; translated from the coding sequence GTGCGGAACAGGAAACTGCTCAACTTATGCTCAAATGACTATCTTGGGCTTGCTTCGCGCGGCCCCGTTCCGGGGCAGCCGCAGGCAAGCTCCCGGCTTGTATCGGGGAGCGACCCCGCGCATACAACGCTAGAAAAGGCCCTTGCAAGGCACGCAGGTACAGGTGCTGCCCTGCTGTACCCTACCGGATACATGGCCAATCTGGGGGCAATACAGGCATTAGTGCGAAAAGGCGACCGCATATTTTCCGACGAGCTTAATCATGCGAGCATCATAGACGCGTGCGCGCTCTCCGGGGGGAGGGTCTCCGTATACGCCCATAACGACATGGATGAGCTGCGGCGCATGCTAAAGAGATGCAGGGGCAGGGCCCACGTGATAACCGAGGGGGTATTCAGCATGGACGGCGATATGGCAAAGCTGATAGAGATAACGGAGCTCGCACGGGGCAGAGCATCGGTCATACTTGATGATGCACACGGGGACTTTGTGTGCGGGAGGAGCGGCCGGGGCACAGCGGAGCTTCTCGGGGTACGCGGGAAAGTAGACGTGTATACTAGCAGCCTCAGCAAGGGCCTCGGGTCCTTTGGCGGGTATATGGCTGCCGGCAGGGATGATGTCAAGCTGTGCATTAACGGCTCTAGGGCGTTTATCTATACGTCCGCGCTGCCTGCGCATATAGCCCGCGATGCCCTGCGGAGGATATCTGCTGATGCGGAGCCCAGGAGGCGCAAACTCGCAGAGAACGCCCGGAGGCTCTCAGAAGGGCTGCTAGATGCAGGTTTTAGGGCTGGCTCTGACTCCCACATAATACCTGTCCACGTAGGCGGCGAGCGCGCCGCTGTAGAGCTAGGTAGGCAGCTGGCCCGCGAGGGCGTCTTTGCGCAGCCGGTCAGGTATCCAAGCGTCCCGAGGGGCAAGGCCCGGATCCGCATATCGGCGACGGCTCGGCTGACCAAGGGTCATGTCGAGGGTGCGCTTGAAGCGTTTGGGCGCGCAGGGCGGCGCCTCGGCCTGGTATAG